The stretch of DNA TTTCGTGTTCCTGGTCATTTGTATGGGTCTGATTTCCGCCCTGCTGAATACGCAGCACGGACACTCGTCCAGGATCAACTACTGTATGTTTACCGCGGCCTACGGGATCACCACGGACTCCTTCTATGGTGTCGTCGCAAACTTCTGGGAGCCTCTGAGCTGGCCTCTTCTGCTTGGTGCTCTGGACTTTCTGAACTTCGTGTTCACCCTCACGGCCGGGTGTGTTCTCGCTGTGGGGATCAGAGCGCACAGTTGTAAGAACGTCGCCTACcggaacaagaacaagattgTACAAGGATCCGAGAACAGATGCAGACAGGCCCAGGCGGCAGTCgcgtttttcttcttctcaatggCAATCTTTTTGGCCAAATTCATCATGTCTCTCGTCAACATTTTCACCAACGGGCCATTCGGTTCCGCAGGGTCCAGTCCTATGGGTTCCAGATTTtccaagagaaagagaaccCAGGGCGTGCCACAAGGTGTTCCAAATATATCCACGGTTTGAACAAATACTTGACTCCtacttttctttctatttAATTCTGTTTTGAGTTCTCAGGGacttctctttttttttatgtCTTTCTCTATTACTTTAATTATGTTGTTTGCTCAACGCAATAATTCTAATATAATATCTTCTTTTTAAACCAGTTTTGAGTTACACAAGATTTACACTTGGTTACAGTATACCAAGGTAAGGAGCGATTGCATTGTGAGTATACGGTTTCTTCCCCCCTGTAAAAAGAAGTTGATTactttttgcaaaattcTATTATATACGTAAATGCAGTTGTTTTGGTGATGGTCGCCATAACTCTATGGCTATTTCTTCTGCGTTGCCTTAACACCCAGCAACAAATCAAATGGTTTCAACCCTTTGACCACATGTTTGGGTACACTAGACCATTCTGGATACACCTCCATTGCTAAACTCGATGCACTCCACCAGTTGAAGGGCAGCATCTTCTGCGGTATCTTTGGTGCATACTTCCACGTACCGTTGCAACCTAACGTGTTTATCCCACCACAGTTATTGTTCCCGAACAACTCAGTGTTTACCGTTTGAGAATCCCGATGCGTCCCCTCGGTCCCCTCAGTGTCATGCTCCGGATGGCTGATCGCCATCAACTTGTTACTGTTCCTGAACAGTGGGTTTTCTCTAACAGGGTACATCACTGGGCGGTACCCACTGTACAAAATATCCTTCGCAAGCTCCCTTGTCTCCAAATACTTGGTCATCGGAACTTTCGGCAACCGTCGAAACATACTCCTGCCGTCTCCATTGTACTCCAATCGGGACCCCGAACCTTTCTTCACCGTACTCAACGCGCGCCTTCCCACACCACTCTGTTTCATGCTTTGTATTACTCTCGTTGGCTCACAAGATGCAATCCAAGACACACGTCTTGTCTTATCCCCTCCTCCTCAGGTGCAGTTGTAGTTATAGTGTCAGAAGTCCGTTATCAGGGGGGCGGGGCGTGCACGTGACCCGGCGATAACGGACTccgaaagaggaaactcGAAGCGGTTgctgcggcggtttctgtgTCAGCCGTGCGGCAGCATGCGGTGCAGCACCGATTGCTTCGTCTTGATGTCCAAGGTGTAGTACACTGTGTTGTCGAGGACGGTCGGGGGGAGGTGGGACTCCATCTGTAGGAGGTTGGTCTCGATGTCCTCCGGTGTTGCGCTGTCTGCTGGTGAAGTGGGGGAAGGTACAGTTCCAGTGCGGGACTCTGCGATGAATTTGGTGAACAGTTGTACTCTTTCCTCCAAAGTGAATTTCTTGTAGTAGAAGAGTAGCTGGGACACGaattgttcttgttctcgCTTCGATAGAAACTGCTTGATTCCGTACTGCTTGAACAGAGAGGCCTTCTCTTGCTTGATGTCTTGGAAGATCGTTGTCGGTGTGACAGTGGATTTGGCGACGATCTGTGACAAGTAGTGATACTTTGTCGGGGACAAATCGTCATCACCGCTGCTGTAACCCTCATCTTCACTGTCGTCCACTACCCCCGAACAACACCATTCCTCGAAGATCTCCTCTCTTTGTCGGTCGTCAGATATTATGTGGAACCGTGGGTCGTTAGATATCTTGAGGGACTCAATTGACCACACAGAGTACTTATCCAAACCGTACTCACTGAAAAGGTTGAAATAGGATATGCGATTGGCGTCAGTATCCGGAGGgacctcctcctcatcgtctgATCCATCACTCGAGGAACCATAGCCAGATACTAACGCCGATGGGACAGGTTCTGACTGTACATTTGTCTCTAGTGGTTCTTCCTGAAGTTCCCTTTCCTCAGCAAGTGGAGCCTTGTCGTTTGCCAGATCGTCTTTCAAAAACGAAATCTCTTCCAAGACACTGTTGTACACTTTATCCCCGCTCGTACAGTGGTAACCTCTAGCGACACCAATAAGCAAAATCAACTTTTCTCTATCAACCAACGAGAGCAATTCACTGCTGTCAGCGTCGTCTAATGTCAACACTGGATCACCATCTGGGTTCAAGTAGAATTTCGCGCCGTTGTTGCATATTACCAGGTTCCAAGCGTTCAGCAGTGGGATAACGTATTGAGGCTTTATAGATAATTCACGTTGTGGCTTCCTTGTGTAGGGAGAATCCCAAGTAGTCTCACCCGTTGTAGTGTTATGGTAGTACTTTTTACCATTGGGTGCTCTGTACTCCCTCCATACGGATTTCATCGGCCACGCACGTTTCTCGATGCCCTTTGCTCTTACTACATAGTTCGAAACGTTATATTCACTATTTTCATTTTACTTTCAGTAAATTGCACTTAGAAGAAAGAGCGCACTTATGTTAACTAAGTAACTTCATCGCTAGCGACATCCACGTAATGTCAACGGCCGCTAGCAAACTACGGTATGTTCAACTCAGGCTGGGTGCGATTCCAGTTTCCACACACACTCCCTCTCCACTCTTCTTTTACTAACTAACAAATAATGACAGAACCTTTGTTGCGAACAATGAGATACCGGTAGGGTACCATACCCCGAGTTTCCCGTCGCTGTACTGGCCAATATCAAACGAGAGCTACAGTCTTGCTTTCCTCTACAACATCGAGGACATTTGGAAGTTCACCATGTACTGGTGTTTGATACTAAACGGTGCATTCTACGGCACCTCGGGCCTCGTGGCAACCATCTCACATTGGAAAAATCCACACGCTATACTCATAGTCGGGCTATATCTTTTGTACGCGGGCATTCAAGGAGTTGTCATCGGCATCATTGCAGGCTTGCTTCTGGGTGCCATCTACCGAGCGGGACTCTTCACCATGTCCACGTGGATCCCATTATGTTGTGCAGTGGCACAGATCCTCTTTGATGTTGTCATGAGTTACTCCCACGTCGGTTCACTGCTCTAGGTTATTCCCATACCCATACCCATACTCATCGTGCTGGAGGTACCCAGCGGATTGCACCGTATTAACATCACTGCACACGAACAGTGGCTCAGTTCCTCCCTCTGATTTTTCCCGAGATATTTGGAACGAAGAAGCGACAGCGTATATAAGCAGAGAGGTTGCTAGTTCTGCTCCCGGTTCGTTTCAAAGGTACCCGACGCTCGCGTATACGATCCGGATAAACGACACACACACTCAAACGTCAAGAAATGTCTGCCTCGCTGATAAACCGCTCTTTGACGAATGTCAGAACCGAACTGGACTTTTTGAGGGAGTCTGAGGTTATATCTGAGGAAACCTTTAACAAAATCATGCACAGTCTTCCTCAAAAGTACGACCCAAACCAACACAACGACAACAGATCCAGAGATTCAAGTGAGTCACACGCTAAGCTGGAATACGTGGAGGCATTATACGCCTTCCAGCCCCAACAAGATGGCGATTTGGAGTTAAGACCTGGTGACAAGATTCAGGTGTTGGAGAAACCATCCGCAGAATGGTACAAGGGGAAGTGTGGTGGCCAAGTGGGTATGTTCCCATCCAACTACGTTAAACCTGCCTTCTCAGGAGAATCGTCTGCACCAAAGAGACCAGCGGGGCCACCATACCAgccacaacaacagcacCTGGCCGCTCCTATGTACCAACAACCACAGAATACAGGGTACTCCCAGTCATCGAATCCTCCATTCCCACCCCAATCTGCCAATTACTACCCGcctcaacaacagcaacaaccgCAACAAGTCGTGGtagaacaacaacagccaCATAAGCACAACGCTTTCAAGAAATTCGGTTCGCAGCTGGGTAATGCAGCTATCTTTGGTGCAGGTGCCACCATCGGTAGCGACATTGTCAACAGCATTTTTTAAGAAACCAGCATATACGGAGATGGCCAGGTAACATACGGGTTATAGTAATGAGATAGAAACGACCATTTCCGTACTGCTTTATGCTGTGCAAGAAAGTTGAAGCGTTCGGATGACTTAGATTTgcttttcctttttgatACTATTTACAAACACCCACACAAGTGTAAACTCTTAGCAACGGTTGTTTCATGAAACACTGTGAGAGACCTAAATAACGATAATTATGTTCTATACtttctttcccttttttgtCAAAAAACAATGGCCTTCCTCAGAAGTATCTCCCATAGACGTGATATAGCCGGTTGACTACATTCAATTTGGACTTATTGGAAAAATCACTATAAAGTAATTCACCGACATCTTCGAGCCACTCCTGGACCCTCTTTTTGGGTAATATAACCGTCCCTAATGTGGATAAATTCAAGACTTCGATCATAAGTAAGCCGTTCTCCAGATGTACCGTCTTGTCTTTCTTGCCATGTGTCTCATCATAATTGAGCAGTCGTTCTACTCTGCTCAAACTTTTACtcaatttgaatttttttgctgcaACATTTGACCAAATGGTCCCCAATTTAACAAGCCTGAATGCACTGGTGGATATTAGGTATAACAGCAGTAGTGCTGGTGAAAGTGCCATCACCCCAAACACCAACTGTTGACTCTGTAGCATCCTGTCAATCCCATCTAGGGCAAGGGAGCCGTCCACTTTCGTCTTTTGGATCTGGATTAGCAAGGATCTGACGAGTTTCCCCGtcaatatatttttaatGGGATGGTGTAACTGCTTCTCGTATATTTCCATAAATTCATCTAGATGACCATGCTCCACATCCATGTTTAACCTCACTACATCAATGGATGTTGGATCATCGCTGTTTTCGACGATGAAACTGATTACCATTCTACTTAAAGAGTCCATTTCTGTCTTCAGAGTGCCTTTGGACATCATTGCAATCTCACTCTCTTCATCATGTCTCACAGTGGCCCAcacttttttcaatggAATCCAAACCCagttcttgatcaatcCATCCATGAAATCCACTACATTTTCCTGGAAGAACTGTAGTATCTTAAATTTGGAGTCCCAGACACTCCGTACAATTTTTGGTCCTGCAACGAGAAACGTTAGAGCAAGTGGCCAGTATCTGATTATTCTGTTAGGTTTGCAAATTTGGTACAAAGCGTTAACTTTTGAGCGCTTTGTTGCCCATTGGTCTGTCCTATACACTACATCATATAGTGAAGCAGTTTTCTCCAACTGTAAAAAATTCCTTAGAGATGGTAATGGGCTTTCTTTGAAGTCAGATGTTAATTGACCCAacaaacttgttgtttGCTCATTTATTGCGTCAAAATCTTGATATTTGGTCTGGACTTCTTCATTGATCAAGATCTGAGGTAAATTCAGCAAAAGCAATTTCCAGAATTGGAGTGTGCCAATGGTACCAATTTTCGGTAACCCTATGACCTGAAATTTGCGGACAAAGAATAGTCTGTTTACCTTTggttgaatttcttcaaacagCCTACCAGGAAGTCTGCTCAAACTTTCGTTGGAGAGTGATTTGGATAGTTTCCTGCGTATAGTTACTCCGAACGAGATCGTGCGAGGGATGCTTGTTTGAATCAAATACAACACTTGTTTCCAAAACGAATTGTTGATCGAATTGTAATATTGGACCACATCATCGGTTTTCGGTATTTCAAGTAGGCACCTCGTGGTTAATGAGTAGTAGCAAAGGATGGTGACGTATTGGAAGATTGCATTCAACAACAGTTGGGTTAGTTCTCCCAATTCTGGCCCTCCCGTGGTGAGTGGTAGTTTCTCCAGTGTGAGTAGTATCGTAGTATAATCGATAACCACAATACGTGGCTTGGACACACGACTCAACTTAGCAACAAGAGCGTCTGCGTTGCCTTTAATCTTCTGCAGTCCATCTTGAACAGACTGTAGAGTGTCCAGATCCTTCCCCGTTGATGGTATATTAGCTGTGCTCCGTAATTGGTATCTTTGTAAGGCAATTTCTAATTGGGCATCCACTGCAGTTATCTGTTCAACGACAAACCGATCGGTGATCATTGAATCCGACCTACTGTTTGAGTGTGCTCTAAGTGGGATCTTATTTATAAGGGAGGAGAATTGCTACGTTTCTAATTATTTCGATGTTAAGAGTTTTTTCTACGGCAAACAGAGAGCAGTTTAGCGAAGGAGCAAAAGCGGGCGACTCTTGAAAGAGACACAAGAACTAGGTTCGTGACCTTCCAACTTACCACGAGAAAGTTACAAATGATTACTTATCGGCTGTAATTTCCCTTTCTTTAGAGAAGCTAGGGAAGGCAAATGATCTAGCAAATCAAGATAATCGTACACCAATTCCCACAATCATTCTTCAAGAGCCCTCTCTTATTTAGAGGAGACTGGGATCGAGTCTGCTACCTGATCACTAGTTTCCGGTCGTTGTGTGCTACTCTACTACTGGTAGACAGCCTTTTTTTCCACTAAAAACTCTTTCGGATCCTGAATTTTTCAGAATATTCTAGAAGGTCTCACAGTTAACGGAGCATTGGGCATCGCAAGAGACGGAAGGGGAAAGGAAATGGCAAAAATTATCTCCAGAGAGACCCTGCAGAGGAGCCCTGGCAGGGCAGTATATATAGTTGACGGTAAGTTAATTAAGAAACGAGTGTGCTGGTTAGTGACCGATGCGAGGATCTGGTGTTCTCATATTGAGAAGATGGGGAGACAGTCGACCCCAAGATTTTGCAACACTTTGTTGTCGCTATCCTGACGTTGCAATGGTGTCTCTAATTCAACATCCTAGATTGTTCCAAGAATATTCACCTGTCGCTGGTTGTCGAATGGACACTGGGACGGATATTACAAGCAACACAGTATCAGGTCCAGCAAGGAAAAAGCGGAGGTGCCAAAGAGTGGCACCTCCAAGTTACGTTAAGACGCTCATCAAACGAGAAAACGACGCACAATGCACAGTATCGCATGCTGGTCGGGGCTTAATAATTGAAATGTACCAAAAGATACCGAAAGAAATGCTTTTGAATGCGATATGTCGAACCCTGTGGGAAACGAAGGAAAAATTCTATGCCCCGACGTTCGAGGTACAGTACGACGAGTTCGGCAGACAGCAGTACGTGGAAACACAATCTGATCCAAGGGAGGACTCCACACTGAATCTGATAGCGTTCCAACAATTAAACCTCATGGATTTGTACCATAAAGTGTCTCGCGAAGTGTTCTCGTGCTACAACATTGCGCTGACCCCTGGGACACCAGCACAAATAACGCTGGCCAGCGAAAGGTACAACGTTTACAAAGAGATGAGC from Huiozyma naganishii CBS 8797 chromosome 1, complete genome encodes:
- the SUE1 gene encoding Sue1p (similar to Saccharomyces cerevisiae SUE1 (YPR151C); ancestral locus Anc_3.496) — translated: MKQSGVGRRALSTVKKGSGSRLEYNGDGRSMFRRLPKVPMTKYLETRELAKDILYSGYRPVMYPVRENPLFRNSNKLMAISHPEHDTEGTEGTHRDSQTVNTELFGNNNCGGINTLGCNGTWKYAPKIPQKMLPFNWWSASSLAMEVYPEWSSVPKHVVKGLKPFDLLLGVKATQKK
- the CUR1 gene encoding Cur1p (similar to Saccharomyces cerevisiae BTN2 (YGR142W) and YPR158W; ancestral locus Anc_3.506) — its product is MVSLIQHPRLFQEYSPVAGCRMDTGTDITSNTVSGPARKKRRCQRVAPPSYVKTLIKRENDAQCTVSHAGRGLIIEMYQKIPKEMLLNAICRTLWETKEKFYAPTFEVQYDEFGRQQYVETQSDPREDSTLNLIAFQQLNLMDLYHKVSREVFSCYNIALTPGTPAQITLASERYNVYKEMSIDNVAEYRVVNYGMLDNDDSDEFDTAVMTIELVGRHGQHPSLANPSMTHSALLETVTDEEFF
- the MAY24 gene encoding May24p (similar to Saccharomyces cerevisiae YPR153W; ancestral locus Anc_3.500), whose product is MSTAASKLRTFVANNEIPVGYHTPSFPSLYWPISNESYSLAFLYNIEDIWKFTMYWCLILNGAFYGTSGLVATISHWKNPHAILIVGLYLLYAGIQGVVIGIIAGLLLGAIYRAGLFTMSTWIPLCCAVAQILFDVVMSYSHVGSLL
- the NCA2 gene encoding Nca2p (similar to Saccharomyces cerevisiae NCA2 (YPR155C); ancestral locus Anc_3.502), translated to MITDRFVVEQITAVDAQLEIALQRYQLRSTANIPSTGKDLDTLQSVQDGLQKIKGNADALVAKLSRVSKPRIVVIDYTTILLTLEKLPLTTGGPELGELTQLLLNAIFQYVTILCYYSLTTRCLLEIPKTDDVVQYYNSINNSFWKQVLYLIQTSIPRTISFGVTIRRKLSKSLSNESLSRLPGRLFEEIQPKVNRLFFVRKFQVIGLPKIGTIGTLQFWKLLLLNLPQILINEEVQTKYQDFDAINEQTTSLLGQLTSDFKESPLPSLRNFLQLEKTASLYDVVYRTDQWATKRSKVNALYQICKPNRIIRYWPLALTFLVAGPKIVRSVWDSKFKILQFFQENVVDFMDGLIKNWVWIPLKKVWATVRHDEESEIAMMSKGTLKTEMDSLSRMVISFIVENSDDPTSIDVVRLNMDVEHGHLDEFMEIYEKQLHHPIKNILTGKLVRSLLIQIQKTKVDGSLALDGIDRMLQSQQLVFGVMALSPALLLLYLISTSAFRLVKLGTIWSNVAAKKFKLSKSLSRVERLLNYDETHGKKDKTVHLENGLLMIEVLNLSTLGTVILPKKRVQEWLEDVGELLYSDFSNKSKLNVVNRLYHVYGRYF
- the URN1 gene encoding Urn1p (similar to Saccharomyces cerevisiae YPR152C; ancestral locus Anc_3.498) — its product is MKSVWREYRAPNGKKYYHNTTTGETTWDSPYTRKPQRELSIKPQYVIPLLNAWNLVICNNGAKFYLNPDGDPVLTLDDADSSELLSLVDREKLILLIGVARGYHCTSGDKVYNSVLEEISFLKDDLANDKAPLAEERELQEEPLETNVQSEPVPSALVSGYGSSSDGSDDEEEVPPDTDANRISYFNLFSEYGLDKYSVWSIESLKISNDPRFHIISDDRQREEIFEEWCCSGVVDDSEDEGYSSGDDDLSPTKYHYLSQIVAKSTVTPTTIFQDIKQEKASLFKQYGIKQFLSKREQEQFVSQLLFYYKKFTLEERVQLFTKFIAESRTGTVPSPTSPADSATPEDIETNLLQMESHLPPTVLDNTVYYTLDIKTKQSVLHRMLPHG
- the NCE102 gene encoding Nce102p (similar to Saccharomyces cerevisiae YGR131W and NCE102 (YPR149W); ancestral locus Anc_3.493), whose protein sequence is MLALADIFLRLVNFVFLVICMGLISALLNTQHGHSSRINYCMFTAAYGITTDSFYGVVANFWEPLSWPLLLGALDFLNFVFTLTAGCVLAVGIRAHSCKNVAYRNKNKIVQGSENRCRQAQAAVAFFFFSMAIFLAKFIMSLVNIFTNGPFGSAGSSPMGSRFSKRKRTQGVPQGVPNISTV
- the PIN3 gene encoding Pin3p (similar to Saccharomyces cerevisiae LSB1 (YGR136W) and PIN3 (YPR154W); ancestral locus Anc_3.501), with the translated sequence MSASLINRSLTNVRTELDFLRESEVISEETFNKIMHSLPQKYDPNQHNDNRSRDSSESHAKLEYVEALYAFQPQQDGDLELRPGDKIQVLEKPSAEWYKGKCGGQVGMFPSNYVKPAFSGESSAPKRPAGPPYQPQQQHLAAPMYQQPQNTGYSQSSNPPFPPQSANYYPPQQQQQPQQVVVEQQQPHKHNAFKKFGSQLGNAAIFGAGATIGSDIVNSIF